The genomic interval TTGACCAGAGAGTTCATCAAGCACGAAGCAAAAAGATGGCGAGTATTTTTTAGTGACCAAATTCCATGCAAAACTGGTCACACTTTGAAGGTTTGATTATtgacactcacactcacatacaGTGAAACCTGTGACACGGAACACCTCGGTAATTGGAACACCTCTCTAAGTGGAACAGTATTTGTGGTTCCTTCCAACTTCAGTCAAATTTGGGATACCTTCACCTTCAGCAGCAAGAACTTCAAAGCTCTTTCATGATCATGTAAGGTTATTAGAAGTATTGTACTGCACTGTTGTTTGATTCTTTTCAGTCCCTAATAACTATAAAACACTAAACAAGTGCTCATTATCATCCACATGCACTAGATTACAGTGTGCATGGTAAGCAAAAACCACTAATCAGATTTTGTTATAGGAGACATTAGAACCTTATATGGGACCCAAAACTCTGTAATTGGAACACTTCTGTCAATGAAACACTAACTGTGGCACCCCAAGGTGTTCCATTTAGACAGGTTTCACTGTAGTAGCTTATGTTGTACATGTCCTCTCCTGTTTTAATACAATAAACTTACTATGAACAGGATTTTCCTACCCAAAGCAATGGATGGGACTGCGGGgtctttgtatgtttggtgAGGAATTCATCAGTCTTTGTTCCAACATGTCCCTTAAAGGCTTGTCTGTTAATAGTATTCATTATATCAAATGCTGGGAATCCCCTACAACTTTGATCAAGTATCAAACAATTTTTGTGTCTCATGTCTATATTTGCTTACTCGTGTCTTGATTATAGTCACACATACCACTTGCTAGAACATGGATAGCAAAGGTGGGTTACATGCAATAACTACTTACATGTGAGTTCAGTTGCTACATTCATATACGTTGCAGGTATTAATCGAGCTACCCGTAAAAGAGACAAGTACAGATGAAAATCAAGCAGGTAATTCAATACTTCCACAGAAGCCAAACCCAGTCATTGGCTTAATTGCCCTTTTCGTTTTCAGTCAGTAtggatgatgacgtcatagaAATTGACCCAGGTGAGTCATAGCAGaattaaaacagaaatgaatagagaagttAAAAGAAAAGGAAAATTCATCATCACTGACTGGATTCAGCATCCTCTATTGCTTTGACTAAGTGTTTATACAAAGACAAACCTTCGTTCGCAGTATTAGGCATTGTTAATCCATCACGCTGCATCACAGAAGTGGCTAGAGCAGAAAACTCTTGACAAATAGCAGGTGGTGGCTGTACAATGTACTCCTGTAAAGCAGCCAGCTGTTCTGGGGAGACATTGTTTTTGTAGCATTGAGCGCCTACAAATTTGCAAAGTTTGTGTAATTTCATTTATGGCTACATTAGAACATCAACCTAGGACTACCTTTCAGTTCCGGGTAGTAATATAAGATATTCGGAATACCACGAGGAGCATCACAGTATTTGGAGGGGCGTATAAAATGTGCATTCCACTCTGCTTTAACTGACTGCAGTTCCTTGTCGATTACTGACATAAAGCAAAATCGAAGAGCATCTCTACACAGGTACAAATCAACTAGGCATCACAACAATTGAACATGATATGAACAATCAGACATTACACATATTTTTATATAAGTATCATAATCAAGGTTTGGTTTCATGCAAGAACATCGGACACTGGTGAGCAAAGAATATCTTTAATGTGACAATTTGGTGAGTCTGCATTATCCAGTCACTTAAAACTACTGTACTATGCTGTCGTTGTGGTATGTCTGTTGTTATGGCTACTGACTTGGAAACTGCAGATATGATCTGTAACTACAGAAATGCTCAAATTTAAACACTAACAGTGTATGAGTCAGTGAATGACTTTGgagatagttaattaatgttgaaTGTTTATCACCAATATGACAAAATGATAATACTAACGTGTGCAATTGGTTAGAATCGTCAAAGTCTGCTGACATCCGCATATCCTAAAAACAAAGGTATCACTGTTACTGTACATCTAATTCTCTGCATTGCACATAACATGCCTTAAAAAAGTTCATCCACCATTGAATACAGTTCTTTCGTAGCTGACCCCACCACGACTCAATCCTCTACTCACAAAAATCGATCAAAAGAAATGTCTTTCAACCATAACgagcaacaaacagcaaaaacaAGAACTATTTATGCCAACATCTGTTGACTGTTGCACCACATCACAGTCCATTTTTCTTTTGTGTCAAATTAATTCATAGAACAATAAACGTAAAAGCAGGGTAATTCGTACCAACTGACATAAAACTGGTGCATCTAGGTAACTAAAGAATCAACTCACTGATATGATATTCCCTAAAATtagtaaatataaatatataaatctaGCAGAATTATCTAGTCAATCAATTATGCCCATGTACAAGccaaaattaaatatttcaaATACCTGGTTAGATGTTGATTTCCCATACCAAAATGATTTTTCTCCGGCCAATGCGTCTTTATCAAAATGTCGTAAGAATGGTTGGATAAAGGCAACATTAGTGTTCTCGGTACCCCGATCTGCTCGTAGTACTCGAGGACATCCTAAGAAATAGGCTGACTCAGTGTCACAACAAGTATTGCAATACCTGCAGCAATATTGCATCAAAGATGTACCTCCAACGTTTTTCACAGTTTCTGTGTAATACCCAGCTATTACGCGGGGATCATTGTTAGTGACAGCAACTTGAAGCCACAAAATTCTTCGTGAATAActgcatacacatgcacacacataaaGAACAGAATTTATATTCTAACCATTAACACTAATAATCTTGAAAGTTGAATTTACCCATCTATACAGCCATGTATTGGAAAGCCAAACTGTTTAAGCTTATCATACCCATCTATGTGCCACACATAATTGGGTCCCTAAATTCCAATGACATAACAGTCACAAACTACAGCAAAGAGATCATTACACTACATACCTTATTGTAGTATTTTCTTCGTTTCAATTTTCTAGCTAACCGTAACTGCACGCCCTCTGGGTcaattttttgatttaattcCATAACAACGTCTCTACATTCACAACAGTTCTTGCTGTATGCACACTGTACCACATAGATGCAAAAGCTCATTTACAGCAATATACAGAACCGGTCAAAAGGATTGCTGATTTAAATGATTTAGACTGAATTCAACAATTTGTCATCACTGAGGCTGCATAATGTGAAAATACATTGGTCACATTGCGTTGGTCAACGAGCGGTTAATTAGATGATGAAAAGTAGATATGAATTCTCAAAAATGCGCTAGGCTAGTTCCAACAAGCTACGAAGTCATGGTGACATCACACTAATGCATGACTATGCTCCCGCTCACCGGGCAAAGAGTGTTCAAAAATGGCTCCAGCGCAATGGCTACAGCTCTGTTAGTCCCTGGCCAGCTCAATCACCGGATCTTAATCCAATTGAGCACATATGGGATTATTTTGCGTGTGTTGTTCAGCAGCAGTTGCCACGCAACATGACAGAGCTGTGGCAATGTTTGAAGACAGCGTGGAATAATGTGCCACAAGAAAGAACACAAACCCTTGTTGATAGCATGATTACAAGAGTAAACAATGTCATAGATGCTAGAGTAGGTTACAAAAATACTGAATCAATATAACACAAAGTTTGTTAGCTACGATAATTGTAATTTTACATGCCACATGTGTAAATGTCGATTTGAGTAATCCTTTTTGACCGATACTGTACAAGTAGCAAAAATAAATCGTAAATTAAATATACAATTATCAGAGAATTGATTGGTTCTACTGTAATTAGTACCACATCCTGTAGAATATTTATCAAAGTCAAACTCAACTCATTAGTATATAATCATCACAGCAGTTCTAAGGTAATAACCTGGGCACAAGCAATTTGTGTTTCACTTGCAAACGTTTCCACAATCCCCTGTAACCCAAATTTTCTCCTGAACTAGCTTTCTCAGCCTATAGTAAAATTAGAGATAAAACAGTCGTAATTAGAAATTTTTTAGAGAGACTAGAAATGTGAACCTTCACTGCTGCTTCAGCTCTCTCAATTGGCGCATAATTTCTCTTCCTATTCAGTCCAAGAAGCTTGCACAATCGCTTAATTTGATGTATGGAAAGTTTAATTTCCATACGATCCTCCACCACTCTTTTCATGTCTTTTAACTTGACTCCGTCTCTATGCAGCTTGGTGACAAGTGAAGTTAGGTCATCTGATTGACATAACTGTAAATTCTAGAACACAGAAACGGGTACTGCTGTCCCCAGCTGCTGCAACCTTTGCGCTTGTGCTAAGATGTACCTGTTTTGTAGCCACCTCAAGCTCATGAACAGGGCTAGCTTGAATATCTTCAGCCATCAATCTCTCTTCCTAAAACAACCTGAAAGCAACAACCAAAGAACGCAACAACCGAGCAAAAAGGCGCCAAATATTAACAGATCACCACCAAACAAATGCAAAGGGGAGGAGAAAAAGAGATCTTCCAGACTTGTCTACCCGCCATTCtgaataacgcacgttaccaaatattaatataaacaatactGCATTCTAAAAATAGTATAACATGCAATGTATGCAATTCACATCCTAAATGAAGCATTGTAGGCATTCTTGACTTATTGTAaagtatatgtacagtatatttctTACAACATTCATGAATATCGTTGATGACACATTCAACAAAGGCTTGTAAAATTGAAGAGTATAGACTAAACATATCCATatcacacacaaaataaaccATCTCAAGTAGTGAAATAGTCTACAAGCAGAAGAGAAAACATGCAGTGCTTGAATAGAAATCCAGTCTGTTTTGGTAGTCTTGATTGTCTGCTATAGAACCATTCACAGTAGTTGCAGTTGTCCTTTTTGGTAGTTTGCAGTTATTTTCTGCAGTCAATACCGCCATAATTGATCTCTATTGATCCATATTTCAACTAACTGTGGTGTTGCAAAAATACCTCTGTGAGAGCTGTAATTACTTCCATTACCTATAGACTTCCCACTCAAAGGTTGCGAATGTAAACTGACTATCCAATTCAACCTTCTACTTTCCATGACAGAAACCCATCCTAATCGAATCTTGTCTTTGCTTCCTCCTCTCTAGCCATGCATTTGATGGATTTATAGGTATAATAGATCTAGATCAGCTGATGAGATATGTTAGCATAACCCTCGAGATCATCACTGAATGCAGCGTTGTTTGATACAAAACGAGTACTTAAGCCAGTCACATCTCCAACATCTTCTCTTACAAAAACTTGAACACCAAATTCTCCAACAGCCCATAAGTTCCACCAACCACTAGAAACCATTCATAGTGATCAGATGATAAGAAAATacacaaattaatttaaaaaatctGAACATGAATACTGTGCAAACACCTTAGACCTATAAAACAATATatgcacacattcacacacacacacacacacacacacacacacacacacacacacacacacacacacacacacgtataatatagtgtataatatactgtatatatactgtataatatactgtataatatactgtatatatatatatatatatatatatatatatatatatatatatatatatatatatatatattgtataacattatttataatatagtgtataatatactgtatatatactgtataatatactgtataatatactgtataatatactgtataatatactgtacaatatactgtataatatactgcataatatactgtataatatactgtacaatatactgtataatatactgtataatatactgtataatatactgtaatatactgtataatatactgtatatatactgtataatatactgtatatatacagtataatatactgtatatatactgtatatatactgtataatatactgtataatatactgtataatatagtgtataatatactgtataatatactgtataatatact from Corticium candelabrum chromosome 22, ooCorCand1.1, whole genome shotgun sequence carries:
- the LOC134197131 gene encoding sentrin-specific protease 2-like, coding for MFEYNIVIFPIHLSVHWTVVILDIVKKELLYLDSLSPDTQNEKVVLQIREFIKHEAKRWRVFFSDQIPCKTGHTLKDFPTQSNGWDCGVFVCLYSLYQMLGIPYNFDQSHIPLARTWIAKVLIELPVKETSTDENQAVSMDDDVIEIDPGES
- the LOC134197129 gene encoding uncharacterized protein LOC134197129 isoform X3, which encodes MAEDIQASPVHELEVATKQNLQLCQSDDLTSLVTKLHRDGVKLKDMKRVVEDRMEIKLSIHQIKRLCKLLGLNRKRNYAPIERAEAAVKAEKASSGENLGYRGLWKRLQVKHKLLVPRDVVMELNQKIDPEGVQLRLARKLKRRKYYNKGPNYVWHIDGYDKLKQFGFPIHGCIDGYSRRILWLQVAVTNNDPRVIAGYYTETVKNVGAYFLGCPRVLRADRGTENTNVAFIQPFLRHFDKDALAGEKSFWYGKSTSNQRIESWWGQLRKNCIQWWMNFFKDMRMSADFDDSNQLHTDALRFCFMSVIDKELQSVKAEWNAHFIRPSKYCDAPRGIPNILYYYPELKGAQCYKNNVSPEQLAALQEYIVQPPPAICQEFSALATSVMQRDGLTMPNTANEGLSLYKHLVKAIEDAESSQ
- the LOC134197129 gene encoding uncharacterized protein LOC134197129 isoform X1, giving the protein MAEDIQASPVHELEVATKQNLQLCQSDDLTSLVTKLHRDGVKLKDMKRVVEDRMEIKLSIHQIKRLCKLLGLNRKRNYAPIERAEAAVKAEKASSGENLGYRGLWKRLQVKHKLLVPRDVVMELNQKIDPEGVQLRLARKLKRRKYYNKGPNYVWHIDGYDKLKQFGFPIHGCIDGYSRRILWLQVAVTNNDPRVIAGYYTETVKNVGAYFLGCPRVLRADRGTENTNVAFIQPFLRHFDKDALAGEKSFWYGKSTSNQRIESWWGQLRKNCIQWWMNFFKDMRMSADFDDSNQLHTDALRFCFMSVIDKELQSVKAEWNAHFIRPSKYCDAPRGIPNILYYYPELKGAQCYKNNVSPEQLAALQEYIVQPPPAICQEFSALATSVMQRDGLTMPNTANEECSWIDSMTVIICLKENTWRVCASVCVCKCSNTVVVASPKRL
- the LOC134197129 gene encoding uncharacterized protein LOC134197129 isoform X2, encoding MAEDIQASPVHELEVATKQNLQLCQSDDLTSLVTKLHRDGVKLKDMKRVVEDRMEIKLSIHQIKRLCKLLGLNRKRNYAPIERAEAAVKAEKASSGENLGYRGLWKRLQVKHKLLVPRDVVMELNQKIDPEGVQLRLARKLKRRKYYNKGPNYVWHIDGYDKLKQFGFPIHGCIDGYSRRILWLQVAVTNNDPRVIAGYYTETVKNVGGCPRVLRADRGTENTNVAFIQPFLRHFDKDALAGEKSFWYGKSTSNQRIESWWGQLRKNCIQWWMNFFKDMRMSADFDDSNQLHTDALRFCFMSVIDKELQSVKAEWNAHFIRPSKYCDAPRGIPNILYYYPELKGAQCYKNNVSPEQLAALQEYIVQPPPAICQEFSALATSVMQRDGLTMPNTANEECSWIDSMTVIICLKENTWRVCASVCVCKCSNTVVVASPKRL
- the LOC134197129 gene encoding uncharacterized protein LOC134197129 isoform X4 — its product is MAEDIQASPVHELEVATKQNLQLCQSDDLTSLVTKLHRDGVKLKDMKRVVEDRMEIKLSIHQIKRLCKLLGLNRKRNYAPIERAEAAVKAEKASSGENLGYRGLWKRLQVKHKLLVPRDVVMELNQKIDPEGVQLRLARKLKRRKYYNKGPNYVWHIDGYDKLKQFGFPIHGCIDGYSRRILWLQVAVTNNDPRVIAGYYTETVKNVGAYFLGCPRVLRADRGTENTNVAFIQPFLRHFDKDALAGEKSFWYGKSTSNQRIESWWGQLRKNCIQWWMNFFKDMRMSADFDDSNQLHTDALRFCFMSVIDKELQSVKAEWNAHFIRPSKYCDAPRGIPNILYYYPELKGAQCYKNNVSPEQLAALQEYIVQPPPAICQEFSALATSVMQRDGLTMPNTANEEVRS